From Coffea arabica cultivar ET-39 chromosome 10e, Coffea Arabica ET-39 HiFi, whole genome shotgun sequence, one genomic window encodes:
- the LOC140015234 gene encoding uncharacterized protein, whose amino-acid sequence MATITQNQQKTDSEMQDIRNQISQMATTINRLDSQNQDKLPFQPELNPKNVSAITLRSGKKIQGPEPVIPKGKDEEKIENELEREDSNGAGPKVLPDPIITVKTNPHPFPSKLEKSKKQDMEKEILEVFRKVEINIPLLDAIKQVPKYVKFLRDLCVNRRRLRGDERVIVGENVSAVLQRKLPPKCGDPDMFTIPCRIGNTVIRRAMLDLEASINVIPKSIYASLKLDPLKETGIIIQLADRTNAYADGLIEDVLEVFETVGRDELEVVLTKYLELETTPEVEWSEDLKCTIGALHSLPTSTKRYEVSPILIPESHQRVLSSVVQAPVLELNPLPEHLKYAYLGDNKTLSVIISSALSKIQEEKLIRVLREHKEAIGWTIADIKGISRPSVCTGLDWKRMLNLFGRLKGGSTPS is encoded by the exons ATGGCAACCATTACGCAAAATCAGCAAAAGACGGACTCCGAAATGCAGGACATAAGGAATCAGATAAGTCAAATGGCTACTACCATCAACCGTTTAGATTCCCAGAACCAAGATAAATTGCCGTTTCAGCCTGAATTAAATCCGAAGAACGTGAGCGCAATAACCCTAAGGAGCGGGAAGAAAATTCAAGGGCCTGAACCTGTGATCCCTAAGGGTAAGGATGAGGAAAAGATCGAAAATGAACTTGAGAGGGAGGACAGCAATGGTGCGGGTCCAAAGGTACTTCCAGACCCAATAATTACAGTTAAAACTAACCCGCATCCTTTTCCTAGCAAGTTAGAAAAATCGAAGAAGCAGGATATGGAGAAGGAGATTTTGGAGGTTTTTCGCAAGGTTGAGATAAATATCCCCCTGTTAGACGCAATCAAACAAGTACCAAAATATGTCAAATTCCTAAGGGACTTGTGTGTCAACCGAAGGAGGTTGAGGGGAGATGAGAGGGTCATTGTTGGGGAGAATGTGTCAGCGGTCCTACAGAGAAAGCTTCCACCCAAGTGCGGGGACCCAGATATGTTTACTATCCCCTGTAGGATAGGCAACACTGTGATTAGAAGGGCCATGTTGGATCTGGAAGCATCAATTAATGTCATACCTAAATCTATCTATGCTTCTCTAAAACTAGATCCATTAAAAGAAACTGGAATAATTATTCAATTAGCCGACCGAACCAATGCATATGCTGATGGGTTGATTGAAGATGTGTTG GAAGTATTTGAAACTGTTGGCAGGGATGAGTTGGAGGTAGTTTTGACCAAGTACCTCGAGTTGGAGACAACTCCTGAGGTGGAGTGGAGTGAAGATTTAAAATGCACGATAGGAGCACTACACTCATTGCCAACCTCCACAAAAAGGTACGAAGTTTCACCTATATTGATTCCCGAATCTCACCAGAGGGTATTGTCATCGGTGGTGCAGGCGCCTGTTTTGGAGTTGAACCCCTTACCAGAGCACCTGAAGTATGCATATCTGGGTGACAATAAGACACTCTCGGTGATTATCTCATCGGCACTGTCAAAAATCCAGGAGGAGAAACTGATCCGGGTCCTTAGAGAGCATAAAGAGGCGATAGGTTGGACAATCGCAGACATTAAGGGGATCAGCCGGCCATCTGTATGCACCGGATTAGACTGGAAGAGGATGCTAAACCTGTTCGGCAGGCTCAAAGGAGGCTCAACCCCCTCATGA